One Gordonia pseudamarae genomic window, CCCTGGGGGCGCGGGTGTGATCCGCGTAACGTCGCGCCTGTCACCCCGTAGTTTTCCAGTGCGCATCAGCGCGAGGAGGTAGTCATGCAGGTAGATGAACTGCTGAAGCCGTTCCCCATCAAGGAGTTCCACCCCTTCCCCCGGGCCATGATGGGTCCGGGCGCACACGAGATGATCGGTCCCGAGGCGCTGAAGCTGGGATTCAAGAGGACCCTCATCATGACCACCGGCCTGCGCGGCACGGACATCGTTCACAAGATCGCGGAGTCGTGCAAGTACCACGGCCTTGAGGTTGTGGTGTTCGATCAGGTCGAGTCCAATCCCAAGGACTACAACGTCATGGACGCGGTCGCGCTGTACAACTCGGAGAAGTGCGACTCGTTCATCTCCATCGGCGGCGGCTCCGCGCACGATGCCTGCAAGGGTGCCCGTATCTCGGTCGCCCACGACGGCCGCAGCATCAACGAGTTCGAGGGCTTCAACAAGAGCGAGAACCCTAAGAACCCGCCGCACATCGCCGTGTCCACCACCGCCGGAACCGGTTCGGAGACCTCGTGGGCGTACGTCATCACCGACACCACCACCGACCCAGACAAGCCGCACAAGTACGTCGCGTTCGACGACGCCTCGGTGACCTCCCTGGCGATCGACGACCCGGTGCTGTACTACGAATGCCCGGTGGCCTTCACCGCGCAGTGCGGTTTCGACGTTCTCGCGCACGCCTCCGAGCCGTACGTCTCGCGCCTGAACTTCCAGCCGTCGCTGGGCAATGCACTGCACGCCATCCGGCTCACCAACAGGCACCTGCGTGAGGCCACCTGGAACCCCACCGAACTGGCCGGCCGCGAAGGCATGATGTACGCGCAGTACATCGCGGCGCAGGCGTTCAACTCCGGTGGCCTGGGCATCATCCACTCGATCAGCCACGCGGTGTCGGCGTTCTACGACACCCACCACGGCCTGAACAACGCCATCGCACTCCCGCGCGTGTGGGCGTTCAACATGCCGGTCATGTACGAGCGCTTCGCCGACATCGCCGAGGTGATGGGCATCGACACGCACGGCATGACCAAGGTGCAGGCCGCCGACCAGGCGCTCAACGCCGCGATCCGGTTGCTGCGCGATGTGGGCATCACCGAAAAGTTCACCGACATCACCCAGGACACGCACGTCAAGAACCGCCTGGGCACGGGTCCGACCGCGTTCTACGCCAACCGCAAGGAGATCGACGGCGGCCCGGCCACCATCGACGCCATCACCAACCACGTGCTCGGCGACGCCTGTACGCCGGGCAACCCGAAGGAGTGCACCTTCGAGACGGTTCGTCCGGTCGTCGATCACTGCTTCAACGGTGACCTGGACGAACTGCTCACCTAGAGCAGCTCGCCCTCCCAGGTCCCACGGGATCCTCTCGTCGCTTCGTCCGCGATGAGGTGAGCGGGTGGCGGACAATGCAGCATCGTCCGCCACCCGCATTCCCCATACCCAGCACCGACAACCACCGTTCTAGAACCGGAGCATCACATGTCCGAGACCACCGCCGCGCCCGCGAGCACCACCGACGAGACCACCAGCCCCGCAGCCGAACAGTTCGCCGACGTCGCCGACGTCGTCGAGCAGTTCGCACAGGCCGGTTACCTTGCCGATCAGCGCCTCGCCACCACCGTGTTCCTGCAGGGCAGGCTGGGCAAGCCGTTGCTGCTGGAGGGGCCGGCCGGCGTCGGCAAGACCGAGCTGGCCAAGACGCTGGCGGCGGTCACCGGACGCGAACTGCTGCGCCTGCAGTGCTACGAGGGCCAGGACGAGACGACCGCGCTGTACGAGTGGGACTACGGCAAGCAACTGCTGTATACCCAGGTGTTGCGCGAGAAGATCTCGCAGGTGGTGGCCGATGTCGACACGCTGTCAGAGGCCGTGGACCGGATCGGCGCAGAGGAGAGCGTCTTCTTCTCCGAACGCTTCCTGGCGCCGCGCCCGCTGCTGGAGGCGGTGCGCTCGGAGAAGCCGGTGGTGCTGCTCATCGACGAGGTCGACCGCGCCGACGAGGCGCTGGAGGCGGTTCTGCTGGAGTTACTCGCCGAGTTCCAGGTGTCGGTTCCCGAGATCGGCACCTTCGTGGCCAAACATATGCCGCTGGTGATCCTCACCTCCAACAACACCCGTGATCTGTCGGCCGCGCTCAAGCGCCGGTGCCTGCACCT contains:
- a CDS encoding AAA family ATPase; this translates as MSETTAAPASTTDETTSPAAEQFADVADVVEQFAQAGYLADQRLATTVFLQGRLGKPLLLEGPAGVGKTELAKTLAAVTGRELLRLQCYEGQDETTALYEWDYGKQLLYTQVLREKISQVVADVDTLSEAVDRIGAEESVFFSERFLAPRPLLEAVRSEKPVVLLIDEVDRADEALEAVLLELLAEFQVSVPEIGTFVAKHMPLVILTSNNTRDLSAALKRRCLHLSLDYPTADRELAIIKSKNTGLSDVLSAKLVQIVRGLRDLDLRKAPSISEAIDWARTLAVLGADELNADILSQTANVVVKYDRDLARAVDALPTLVDPNAEVPSHLHTHGHDHGHSHDHGHSHDHGHAHDHNEPGRERRAAMDEPGRHGDDYYGAPGDSRDIGKRTVSAGQGSRSFASRGGGGARKRPF
- the mdo gene encoding NDMA-dependent methanol dehydrogenase (This methanol dehydrogenase is considered a nicotinoprotein, since its NADP cofactor remains is not dissociable, but instead remains permanently bound. A member of this family has been shown to act as a formaldehyde dismutase, able to convert two molecules of formaldehyde (plus one water molecule) into one of methanol and one of formate, with no net change in its redox state. More recently, it was shown in Mycobacterium smegmatis that this enzyme is critical to ethanol utilization, for which the biosynthesis of the cofactor-like electron carrier mycofactocin is also required.), with protein sequence MQVDELLKPFPIKEFHPFPRAMMGPGAHEMIGPEALKLGFKRTLIMTTGLRGTDIVHKIAESCKYHGLEVVVFDQVESNPKDYNVMDAVALYNSEKCDSFISIGGGSAHDACKGARISVAHDGRSINEFEGFNKSENPKNPPHIAVSTTAGTGSETSWAYVITDTTTDPDKPHKYVAFDDASVTSLAIDDPVLYYECPVAFTAQCGFDVLAHASEPYVSRLNFQPSLGNALHAIRLTNRHLREATWNPTELAGREGMMYAQYIAAQAFNSGGLGIIHSISHAVSAFYDTHHGLNNAIALPRVWAFNMPVMYERFADIAEVMGIDTHGMTKVQAADQALNAAIRLLRDVGITEKFTDITQDTHVKNRLGTGPTAFYANRKEIDGGPATIDAITNHVLGDACTPGNPKECTFETVRPVVDHCFNGDLDELLT